Proteins encoded by one window of Salicibibacter halophilus:
- a CDS encoding thioredoxin family protein — translation MLTEISASEWKKIEPINYTALLITSPFCATCSLAEKMAEEAMNIEGQTDIYKLNLQLAPEFAREHKIQSVPMLLLFYRQTLVGRLSPIKNPANILHFLAAYNNN, via the coding sequence TTGTTAACGGAAATAAGCGCGTCCGAATGGAAAAAAATTGAACCCATTAATTATACGGCTTTGCTAATCACATCGCCTTTTTGCGCAACATGCTCGCTTGCGGAAAAAATGGCGGAAGAGGCGATGAACATTGAAGGGCAAACGGATATTTATAAATTAAACTTGCAACTCGCGCCGGAGTTTGCCCGGGAGCACAAAATTCAATCCGTGCCGATGCTATTGCTTTTTTATCGGCAAACACTCGTAGGGCGTTTATCTCCCATAAAAAATCCCGCGAATATCTTGCATTTTCTTGCTGCCTATAACAATAATTAG
- a CDS encoding TlpA family protein disulfide reductase encodes MKQAPAFSVYDPYLEKEMTNDTYKGRRLVLTFWTSWCPDSHRDLQRKEALYAQTGNNAFDMLNINVTGRERANQAGRKYARAHEMKIPMAEDQGTDTYERYQCQGVPTTVFITPDGKIAEQFGDKTPFEEIMKHLPSFLDETSNRKETGKGGE; translated from the coding sequence ATGAAACAAGCACCAGCTTTTTCTGTGTACGATCCATACTTGGAAAAAGAAATGACAAATGACACATACAAAGGAAGACGTCTCGTACTAACTTTTTGGACATCGTGGTGCCCGGACTCGCACCGTGATTTGCAAAGGAAAGAGGCGCTGTACGCTCAAACCGGCAATAATGCCTTCGATATGCTGAACATTAATGTGACGGGACGCGAGCGCGCAAATCAAGCCGGCCGAAAGTATGCGCGTGCACACGAGATGAAAATTCCAATGGCCGAAGACCAAGGAACGGATACGTACGAAAGGTATCAGTGCCAAGGGGTGCCGACGACAGTTTTTATTACACCGGACGGCAAAATTGCCGAACAATTTGGCGATAAAACTCCTTTTGAGGAAATCATGAAGCATTTGCCCTCTTTTCTCGATGAGACTTCGAATCGAAAAGAGACAGGAAAAGGAGGAGAATAG
- a CDS encoding conserved virulence factor C family protein, giving the protein MKITGIEPTPSPNTMKLTLDEHLPGGKSGNYTKDNKADAPRQIQQLFEVEGIKGVYHVADFIALEREPKAGWEQVLAEARKVFGEEGAEAGEQPVAGGDHFGEIQIQVQTFKSIPMQLKLVTAEEEKRVGLPSRFTEAAFAAAGEQENIVFERKWEERSARYGNDLESIGNEVAEEIAAAYSQERLDQLVKWGDPHQEDPAERPKPLKVTKEMLQDPDWRNRFAALDQMDPGEDDLPVLDMALDDQKQSVRRLATTLIGMIETKATLPYLYKALKDKSVTVRRTAGDAFSDLGDPEAMEAVMESLKDKSKLVRWRAAMFLYEVGDERAIAPLKEAIGDPEFEVDMQMQMALERIEGGEEAKGSVWKQMTESVRADRKEKDGLR; this is encoded by the coding sequence ATGAAAATTACCGGAATTGAACCAACCCCGAGTCCCAACACGATGAAACTAACGTTGGATGAACACTTGCCCGGAGGCAAAAGCGGCAATTACACGAAAGACAACAAAGCGGACGCGCCCCGGCAAATTCAACAATTGTTTGAGGTTGAGGGCATTAAAGGCGTCTATCACGTTGCTGATTTTATCGCTTTGGAACGAGAGCCAAAGGCAGGTTGGGAACAAGTGCTTGCAGAAGCACGAAAAGTATTTGGAGAAGAAGGGGCCGAGGCCGGTGAACAACCTGTAGCCGGCGGGGATCACTTTGGGGAAATCCAAATTCAAGTGCAAACATTCAAAAGCATCCCCATGCAATTAAAACTTGTGACGGCCGAAGAAGAAAAACGAGTGGGACTGCCTTCCCGTTTTACGGAAGCGGCATTTGCGGCTGCCGGTGAACAGGAAAACATCGTTTTTGAGCGAAAGTGGGAAGAACGAAGCGCTCGATACGGAAATGACCTGGAATCGATTGGAAATGAAGTGGCGGAAGAAATCGCGGCCGCTTACAGCCAGGAAAGGCTCGATCAACTCGTTAAATGGGGGGACCCCCACCAGGAAGATCCGGCTGAACGCCCAAAGCCATTAAAAGTAACGAAGGAGATGTTGCAAGACCCCGATTGGAGAAATCGTTTTGCGGCTCTAGATCAAATGGATCCCGGCGAAGACGACCTCCCCGTATTGGATATGGCGCTGGATGATCAAAAACAATCGGTGCGAAGGCTTGCCACAACGTTGATCGGCATGATTGAAACAAAAGCGACGCTCCCTTATCTCTATAAAGCGCTAAAAGATAAATCCGTAACCGTGCGGCGTACAGCCGGAGATGCGTTTTCCGACCTCGGGGATCCCGAGGCGATGGAAGCGGTGATGGAAAGTTTGAAGGACAAGAGTAAGCTCGTGCGTTGGAGAGCAGCCATGTTTCTTTATGAAGTCGGCGATGAGCGGGCGATTGCTCCGTTGAAAGAAGCGATCGGCGATCCCGAATTTGAAGTTGATATGCAAATGCAGATGGCCCTCGAACGCATTGAAGGCGGGGAAGAAGCAAAAGGCTCCGTGTGGAAACAGATGACGGAATCGGTACGAGCCGACCGTAAAGAAAAGGATGGACTGCGATGA
- a CDS encoding PH domain-containing protein, which produces MREAPAKRLSKKALPVWRITGFLESLFYLIFPIGYGILLVLFDWPLWVLYVLILLWIAVALLQSLLVPAIRWRRWRYEVYEEEIDLQYGVFIIRRTLIPMIRVQHVDTEQGPIYRHYNLAAVSISTAATVHQIPALTEETASDLRDQIADLAQTADNDD; this is translated from the coding sequence ATGAGGGAAGCACCTGCAAAGCGCCTTTCCAAAAAAGCTTTGCCCGTTTGGCGGATCACGGGGTTTTTGGAGAGTTTGTTTTATTTAATTTTTCCGATTGGATACGGCATCCTGTTGGTTCTATTTGACTGGCCGTTATGGGTTTTATACGTGTTGATCCTTCTCTGGATTGCCGTTGCTTTATTGCAAAGCTTGCTCGTACCGGCCATTCGTTGGCGAAGGTGGCGTTACGAAGTATATGAAGAAGAAATTGATCTGCAGTACGGGGTGTTCATTATTCGACGAACATTAATACCGATGATTCGAGTACAGCATGTGGATACGGAGCAAGGACCGATTTATCGCCATTATAATCTTGCAGCTGTATCCATATCGACAGCCGCTACCGTTCATCAAATACCTGCGCTCACGGAAGAAACCGCTTCCGACCTCCGGGATCAAATTGCCGATTTAGCGCAAACGGCGGATAACGATGACTGA